From the Candida dubliniensis CD36 chromosome 2, complete sequence genome, the window TCCAGAATCCAAAAGAAGTTGGTAAAGCATTGATTGATACAATTAATGACAAAGAAGTAGTTAAAgttaaaaatttcatctttCCTTGTAAAACCTTGGAGAATATTagcaagaaagaaaatgaaaatgaaaatgaaattgatgttgaagttggtttctttaaaagagaagaaaaatattgtttgGATTATGACTGATGACTTCAGAACCCATTGATAAGAAATTTGGCCTCGCGTTCACGCGGAATTGGCCATTCCGGCCCTCCgaggagaagaagaaaatcaaaaactgTGGTTGTCTCGCATTGGCTCTAGTGCTGGTTATAagagttgttgttgttggtctAATCTTTGTGCCTGCTTGCACGCTTGTCGTTATATGGTGACATATCAAATTTGTGATAGAAGTAAATATTTACTGTTGGGTTCTCCAATTGACAATTAgcttttttgattttttttactaGTATATTTTATAACTAGCCTTAGAGGCAATATGatgtttttgattattttacTGAGGAGAGTTaaggaaaaaaagaaaagagtATCTAACTTGTAATTGATAACCTCTACCCAGTAAAccataaatatatatttatagcACTAAGAAGTCACTATTTAGCATTTCTAAAAAAATGTTCGTTTGCGCAACCAGTTTAATGAGCACCAGAAATAAAGAACCATTTGTCAATAGATTTGTCAATTGGGGCAGCAGCAGCTGGAGAAGCACTTGGAATTTCTTGAGCAGCAGCATCAGAGTAAGATGGGGTAGAAGTCAAGGTGGTGTTAGTCAAGTCAATTCCTTTAGAATCAACTGATTCACctttgattaatttttcCCAAGCTTCAGCACATTCACCAATGACTTCTTCAGCgtatttcttgtttttacATTCACCGGAGAAAgcaaattgattttctgGTTTCCCATCAGgaattttgtaaattctGAACCATTCATTGGTGGCTCTCAACAAACCTGGTAAATGAGTTTCAACATCTTCAATGTCGTTCAATTTTGGAGCCAATGGATCGTTGACATCAATGACAATGACTTTCCAATCGGTTTCACCTTCATCCAAAAGGGCCATGACACCTAAAACTTTAACTTGTTTAACTTCACCAACAGTGGCAACTTTTTCACCAATTTCACAAACATCTAATGGATCATTGTCACCTTTAGCTTTAGTTTCTGGGTGGGATTGGTTTGGATCTTCCCAAGTTTGTGGGAAAGCACCGTAGTTGTGAATGTAACCGTGGTGTGGGAAACAGTTTCTGACAAATCTCAATTTACCTTTTTTGGTGTCTTGAATGATTGGgttcaatttttgttctttagaaatttccaatttagCATTAGTCCATCTTGGAACTTCAACAATCATGTTCAAAAtggttttttcttcattggCGTATAATGGAATATCGTGGAATGGGGAAACTGGTTTACCATCTTTTTCGATGTAGACTTTGTAGTCCAAAGTGTTAGCAGCACCAACTTGACGAGTAGAGTATGAAGACATCTTTTTTGACAAAAAGCAATTGAGTTAATCTGGATGATTTGGcttaattgaatcaaaaaaaaaaaaagttgagtaaaagaagaaaaaaaaaaaaagaatgaacTTTGCTCGATTTTGTTGAGAAGCAAATAGATgaaaattaatatttgaatcTCCGCTTATAGTGAACAgggattgaaaaaaaaaaaaaaattcttccCACCAAaatgttttgaaaaaatctgtcgtcgtcgtcgtcgtcgtcgtgTATGCAAATCAGGAAACTCGACTCACATCACGTGTTATTCCGTATAACTAGCCGTATCAAGAATTTTTAAGACCATGTAGTTGACATAGGATTGGTTAGTATCTTTAGCTTGAATCACATTCATTTCTGCTTTCTTGAATAGATATAATCCTCTTGTAAGTTCACGATATGCTGcggtattattattgtttttgtttctgtttttgCAGATATTTATCATCATAGAGATATCGCGCAAGCTTATGCTTAACCATGTACTGGGCTGCGATTCAAGCAAGTAGATACCAGAATACTCTATCCCGGGAAGTTTCTGACGATATTGCCAATAAATGTTAAGTCCGTAAACGTCAGAATCGAAAAAACCCATGAATTTGCAATTTTCATTGGTTCGTAACCATGTAAGAAATCTTAATGTCAAGCCATCAGAATACCCCTTTGCTGTGACTATTAAAAACTGGTTTATTATGCTATGTTGTTTTAAATAGGTGCAAAGGCATTGATAAACTGCATCTTTCTCTAATATCACAACAAGtacttttttgttttttatttgcATGATTCCTgttccaaaaaaatcagtATAATTAATCGGTATTAAAATTGGTTCTGATTTGATACTTAATGCATGGAAATAATCACCATATACTAGTCCTTTCTGAGTTGGATGAATATTTAGATCGTCACATAATGACCACCCTAAACCACACTCTACAAATTGGTCCAAAAGGAATCTACACTCTTTTTGACTATGGCTGAAAACCTCCACATCCTGGTAGTATATGTCACGGATAGTtgttatttgattttgtgtTTTCAAATGTTTTATCAATATGCTTATTAATTTACACACAGCCGCAAACCTTCTAGATTCTGTTTCTCTGATAGACAATATACAATAACTTCCCAATTTCCTTAATGAACTGTCCAGAGAACTTTTGATTATAATTGTTGCTTCTTCATAGTCCATTAATGAACATGTAACCTGCTCCCAAATGTTTAGGAGTACTTGTAGTTTGTTTCTTATATAAAAGTCAGTTTTCCCATTCACTGGTAATTAATGTCGTAACTTTTTTCAACATACATGGGTTTCGAATGAGATATTGTTATTTCAGTTATATTAATCattaaattgaatagaatagaagagaagagaaaaagaacaaaaataGGAAGTGGATTACAGAAATGTTGTTGCAAAAGTTTCGAAATCATGGTTTGCGGGTTTAAAGCTGTTGTAAGAAATGACCAGATCAAAcccccccaaaaaaaaaaaaaaaaaatttaccaATGCCACTTctaaaaaaagatttgcAATGATTCATACTGATAAACGCATGACAAGTGGCTGATGTAGAATGAACTGAAAAAGAGATCACAGTTGtgggttggttggttggttggttggttgttATAGCAAATATATGTTGCCTTCCAAATAAGAATTCTCGGGTGTTTAaactaaattgaaaaatcgGAAATAATACCCGATGCcattatttatcaattactTCATgtaaaattgttaaaaGTGACAACATAGCCTTATTTTAGGATCTACTTTGTTGGAGCAATCAAATTACATTGATGGTCAGTTAGTTAGTTTGTGGCCAAGAAATCAAGAGTTTagttattaattaattaattaattagtTCTGTCTGTCTGTCTCCCCGAGATTTAAATAGTaaatctttgttttttttgggaattCGCACTATATTTATATACcagggaaaaaaaaaaaaaaaagaacaaaaaaaaaatatactCACACTGATAATTTAAACTTTGAAATTTGGTATCCACTCACTTCTCCTTTTGAAATAAAGTGATATCTTAAGAACTTACAAGATTTTGCtaacttttcttttcttttcttatattttattttttgttcttatatatatatattcccCCATTTTTGCTAGAtatacacatacacactTTAGGGAAGAAAGATAACATGGCACACATTGGCTTTCAAAAACGAGAAAGTTTGATGTTTACAGGGGTGGTAAACTTAATACGTCGTGACGAGTTTAGTAATTCATATTGGGATAATGCTGGAGGTGCTAGATGGGCATTTTTTGCcatatttgttattttaataataatagtattaTTAGGGACATTACGTGTGAATAAGAAAAGAGCTCGTCAGGGGCTTCAACCAGTTTATGGTACTAGGTGGATGACTCCGCCTTCATATGGACAATCACAACATCAATATGATCAACCCGACCATCGAAGAGATCCAGATTTGCCTAGTGCTTATGTTCCAACATACACTGCCACAGCAAATGAATATGATATGGGTTATTATGATGCCAATGGTGTGTTTCATGCCAACCCTAATGCCAAGTCCCCAATACCACAGCCACCAAAAGTACATCAACGGTCAGAAAGTACTACAGTTACTGATGAAAATGCACATACACAAGGTGGTGTTCCTATAACATCTACTTTGCCTAATGACTTACCAGGAAATCAGCATGTTGACGATAATGACAGTATTGGTGATTTCTATAGACCACCCCAAGGTCCGCCACCAAACAGAAACAccccatcatcatcatctccTGAAAATACCAATGACAATACagaaataaaccaaaaccacACTTCTAATGTTGCTACCGAATCTATGCCAGGATCATTTCTGAGACCAGCAggaccaccaccaccaccaccacaatcacaatcacaaaatggcaatgaagaagaacttATTGACAATCCAAttccatcatcatcaacaacaacaacaacaactacaacaacaacaacaagtaaTGGAGACAGTTTACCCAAATATTCTGAAGGATCAAACCCTCCAATtgtcaaagaaaagaattaaacAAAGATAAGCAAGAAAGCATTCTAACAGGTACATTGTTTTTTGACATGATGTTACGTAATTATTGGTTTCATtggaattgatttttttctttcttttttaatttttatatttttactatatttcttgttattgttattgttgtcattttcagtttcagtttcattttcattctACTTCTACTTCTACACTGATTTGTAAATCATAATCGATACGTTAGTTTTCTTAATATTTttgcttcttttttttttctatgttataaaaaatgattcaatgtttttatttatttcgATAGTTGATATTggattttctatttttcatcaataaactGGTGCAAGAAAATATACAggtttaatttttattctattctattgTATTGTGTATTAAATGTCTATAATGTTCGATTTACTTGAAAAACAGTCTCGTTTTGAATACCCTAGTTACACTTCTTGATGTAACGATTTACTAAATTTGAGCCCTGACGAATATCTTTGATCTGACTTAcgaaattgatgataacaTATAACAAGAGTCGTGCGCAAGT encodes:
- a CDS encoding inorganic pyrophosphatase, putative (Similar to S. cerevisiae IPP1); amino-acid sequence: MSSYSTRQVGAANTLDYKVYIEKDGKPVSPFHDIPLYANEEKTILNMIVEVPRWTNAKLEISKEQKLNPIIQDTKKGKLRFVRNCFPHHGYIHNYGAFPQTWEDPNQSHPETKAKGDNDPLDVCEIGEKVATVGEVKQVKVLGVMALLDEGETDWKVIVIDVNDPLAPKLNDIEDVETHLPGLLRATNEWFRIYKIPDGKPENQFAFSGECKNKKYAEEVIGECAEAWEKLIKGESVDSKGIDLTNTTLTSTPSYSDAAAQEIPSASPAAAAPIDKSIDKWFFISGAH
- a CDS encoding meiosis-specific protein, putative (Similar to S. cerevisiae SPO11), with the translated sequence MDYEEATIIIKSSSDSSLRKLGSYCILSIRETESRRFAAVCKLISILIKHLKTQNQITTIRDIYYQDVEVFSHSQKECRFLLDQFVECGLGWSLCDDLNIHPTQKGLVYGDYFHALSIKSEPILIPINYTDFFGTGIMQIKNKKVLVVILEKDAVYQCLCTYLKQHSIINQFLIVTAKGYSDGLTLRFLTWLRTNENCKFMGFFDSDVYGLNIYWQYRQKLPGIEYSGIYLLESQPSTWLSISLRDISMMINICKNRNKNNNNTAAYRELTRGLYLFKKAEMNVIQAKDTNQSYVNYMVLKILDTASYTE
- a CDS encoding ER protein involved in chitin deposition in the cell wall, putative (Similar to S. cerevisiae RCR1), which encodes MAHIGFQKRESLMFTGVVNLIRRDEFSNSYWDNAGGARWAFFAIFVILIIIVLLGTLRVNKKRARQGLQPVYGTRWMTPPSYGQSQHQYDQPDHRRDPDLPSAYVPTYTATANEYDMGYYDANGVFHANPNAKSPIPQPPKVHQRSESTTVTDENAHTQGGVPITSTLPNDLPGNQHVDDNDSIGDFYRPPQGPPPNRNTPSSSSPENTNDNTEINQNHTSNVATESMPGSFSRPAGPPPPPPQSQSQNGNEEELIDNPIPSSSTTTTTTTTTTTSNGDSLPKYSEGSNPPIVKEKN